In the Kribbella sp. NBC_00482 genome, one interval contains:
- a CDS encoding AfsR/SARP family transcriptional regulator, whose product MRARPVPADDPDPDIPPAGAHRSVRLRMLDGFWVVDGQQTLSIPLSARRVVAFVALRGRSSRAEVAGTLWPEVSDSKAQACLRTALWRLRQLSPQPLITGDETLRVDESVDVDVNTLITAIRRVINDGECGADQGLLPTLAAMGELLPGWYDDWVLLGRERLRQLQLHALELTAQQLTCSGRYAEAIEAAMAAVRLEPLRESATRVLIEVHLAEDNVVEAIRRLEFFQRSLASEIGVEPTPELVDLVRSRQIGADPRRVVADIFKLDRSRALSPRTTLA is encoded by the coding sequence ATGCGCGCTCGGCCCGTACCGGCAGACGATCCTGATCCGGACATCCCGCCTGCCGGAGCCCACCGATCGGTGCGGCTGCGGATGCTCGACGGCTTCTGGGTCGTCGACGGTCAACAGACCTTGTCGATCCCGCTCAGTGCGCGCCGCGTCGTGGCGTTCGTCGCGCTCCGCGGGCGATCCAGCCGCGCGGAGGTGGCCGGCACCCTCTGGCCGGAGGTGTCGGACTCGAAGGCGCAGGCCTGTTTGCGCACCGCGCTGTGGCGGCTCCGCCAGCTGAGTCCACAGCCCCTGATCACCGGTGACGAGACGCTGCGCGTCGACGAGTCCGTGGACGTCGACGTGAACACCCTCATCACCGCCATTCGCCGAGTGATCAACGACGGCGAATGCGGTGCAGACCAAGGGCTCTTGCCGACCCTCGCCGCGATGGGCGAGCTGCTCCCGGGCTGGTACGACGACTGGGTCCTGCTGGGGCGGGAACGCCTGCGCCAGCTGCAGTTGCACGCGCTCGAGCTGACGGCCCAGCAACTGACCTGCTCCGGGCGGTACGCCGAGGCGATCGAGGCAGCGATGGCGGCCGTGCGACTGGAACCGTTGCGGGAGAGCGCGACCAGGGTGCTGATCGAGGTTCATCTCGCCGAGGACAACGTGGTCGAGGCGATCCGCCGGCTCGAGTTCTTCCAGCGGAGTCTGGCCAGCGAAATCGGTGTCGAGCCCACGCCGGAGCTGGTGGATCTGGTACGCAGCCGGCAGATCGGAGCCGATCCGCGCAGGGTTGTCGCAGACATCTTCAAGCTGGACCGGAGCCGAGCCCTGTCGCCCAGGACGACGCTGGCGTAG
- the ddaH gene encoding dimethylargininase: MELISEVGTPTTADVLSDAAIRRSTHRRYLMCPPTHFDVTYSINPWMNPAKPTDQPIAAAQWQRIHDQLLDLGHTVDVIPPVPGLPDMVFAANGATVWGDRALVARFRHAERDAESASYLEWFAGRGLHVQQASTANEGEGDYLSAGPWLLAGSGFRTDRRAHLESEQYFDRPVIGLTLVDDRYYHLDTALAALDDETVMYYPGAFTPGSQAILRELFPSAIIATAEDAAVFALNAVSDGLHVLMPAGSTNLVAQLREAGFVPIGMDVSELLRAGGGVKCCTLELHG, from the coding sequence ATGGAACTCATCTCCGAGGTCGGTACGCCGACCACCGCCGACGTACTGTCCGACGCCGCGATCCGGCGGAGCACCCATCGCCGGTACCTGATGTGCCCGCCCACCCACTTCGACGTCACCTACTCGATCAACCCGTGGATGAATCCCGCCAAGCCGACCGACCAGCCGATCGCGGCGGCGCAGTGGCAGCGGATCCACGACCAGCTGCTCGACCTCGGGCACACCGTGGACGTGATCCCACCGGTGCCCGGGCTGCCGGACATGGTGTTCGCCGCGAACGGCGCGACCGTCTGGGGCGACCGCGCGCTCGTAGCCCGCTTCCGGCACGCCGAGCGGGACGCAGAGTCGGCGTCGTACCTGGAATGGTTCGCCGGTCGCGGTCTGCACGTCCAGCAGGCCTCGACGGCGAACGAGGGTGAAGGCGACTACCTGTCCGCCGGGCCTTGGTTGCTGGCCGGCAGCGGGTTCCGCACCGACCGCCGGGCCCACCTCGAGAGCGAGCAGTACTTCGACCGCCCGGTGATCGGCCTGACCCTCGTCGACGACCGGTACTACCACCTGGACACCGCACTGGCCGCGCTGGACGACGAGACCGTCATGTACTACCCGGGCGCCTTCACCCCGGGGAGTCAGGCGATCCTGCGCGAACTCTTCCCGTCCGCGATCATCGCGACCGCCGAAGACGCCGCCGTGTTCGCTCTCAACGCGGTGTCCGACGGCCTGCATGTCCTGATGCCGGCAGGTTCCACCAACCTGGTCGCACAGTTGCGGGAGGCAGGCTTCGTCCCGATCGGCATGGACGTCTCCGAACTCCTGCGGGCCGGTGGTGGCGTCAAGTGCTGCACGTTGGAGCTACACGGATGA
- a CDS encoding methylaspartate mutase encodes MSVPETGSFGDFVARAHQAGKLVVQPRMGVSDPAAMHAGLLATRKATATAVGTITLDSYTRMGDNANARAALAAGIELNGYPIVAHDPAVTRSVLDGVAGPDFPVQIRHGSPCPEPIVAALIQAGLHATEGGPVSYCLPYSRMPLEDSIPNWARSCDLLAEVRATGVEPHVESFGGCMMGQLCPPGLLVALSVLECMFFRQHGIRSVSLSYAQQTNPDQDTEALLALRRLATQWLPDVDWHIVVYTYMGVYPRTPDGATGLLEEAARLAVRAGAARLIVKTVAEGYRIPTFAENVAALETAALAAEGCLTIAGDPVDTGIHAEATALIEAVLDLGPDLGAALATAFRRGYLDVPYCLHPDNAGRARSYLDSTGRLQWSSIGSLPIRGVVGPTDSAKLTAAGLLASLSYVERTFDNASLEQEFQADSSGSTDDRDPDPGNRSPAARQSA; translated from the coding sequence GTGAGCGTCCCGGAGACCGGCTCGTTCGGTGACTTCGTCGCCCGGGCGCACCAAGCAGGCAAGCTCGTGGTGCAACCGCGGATGGGTGTCAGCGATCCCGCCGCAATGCACGCGGGGCTCCTGGCCACCCGGAAGGCGACGGCGACCGCGGTCGGCACGATCACGCTCGACAGCTACACCCGAATGGGTGACAACGCGAACGCGCGCGCTGCACTTGCTGCTGGCATCGAGCTCAACGGATACCCCATCGTCGCGCACGACCCGGCCGTCACCCGATCGGTACTGGACGGTGTCGCCGGGCCTGACTTCCCGGTGCAGATTCGGCACGGATCCCCTTGTCCCGAGCCGATCGTGGCCGCGCTGATCCAGGCTGGTCTGCATGCGACTGAGGGCGGGCCGGTCTCCTACTGCCTGCCCTACAGCCGGATGCCGCTGGAGGACTCGATCCCGAACTGGGCCCGCAGCTGTGACCTGCTGGCGGAGGTCAGAGCGACCGGAGTCGAACCGCACGTCGAGAGCTTCGGCGGCTGCATGATGGGTCAGCTCTGCCCACCCGGCCTGCTAGTGGCGTTGAGCGTTTTGGAGTGCATGTTCTTCCGGCAGCACGGAATCCGTAGTGTCTCGCTGAGCTACGCCCAGCAAACCAACCCGGATCAGGACACGGAAGCGCTGCTGGCGTTGCGCCGGCTGGCCACGCAGTGGCTGCCGGACGTCGACTGGCACATCGTCGTCTACACCTACATGGGGGTGTATCCGCGGACGCCTGACGGTGCCACCGGTCTCCTGGAGGAAGCGGCCAGGCTCGCGGTCCGGGCCGGCGCGGCGCGGCTGATCGTGAAGACGGTTGCCGAGGGCTACCGAATTCCCACGTTCGCCGAGAACGTCGCCGCTCTCGAGACCGCGGCGCTGGCCGCCGAAGGTTGCCTCACGATCGCCGGCGATCCCGTCGACACCGGCATCCACGCCGAGGCGACCGCCTTGATCGAGGCGGTGCTCGACCTCGGCCCGGATCTCGGCGCGGCACTGGCCACCGCCTTCCGGCGCGGCTACCTCGACGTGCCGTACTGCCTGCATCCGGACAACGCCGGCCGGGCCCGCAGCTACCTCGACAGTACCGGGCGGCTGCAGTGGTCGTCGATCGGGTCGTTGCCGATCCGCGGTGTCGTCGGCCCGACCGACTCCGCGAAGCTGACGGCGGCCGGGCTGCTGGCCTCGCTGTCGTACGTGGAACGGACGTTCGACAACGCGAGCCTCGAGCAGGAGTTCCAAGCCGACTCATCAGGGAGCACAGATGACCGAGACCCGGATCCCGGAAACCGAAGCCCGGCTGCCCGCCAGTCCGCGTGA
- a CDS encoding cobalamin B12-binding domain-containing protein: MNHAEGLEVSADGLSVVLTSVSSDSHTWNLVVLQLVLEELGHQVHNLGACVPDELMVSECLRLRPDLIVVSSVNGHGFHDGLRLIRQVRNHAELAGTPMVIGGKLGIAGPGCDRSRTQLTAAGYGAVFEDGTGLTAFQSYVGRLAIGQAS, translated from the coding sequence ATGAATCACGCCGAAGGCTTGGAGGTCAGCGCCGACGGCTTGTCCGTGGTGCTGACCAGCGTGTCGTCGGACTCGCACACCTGGAATCTGGTCGTCCTGCAACTGGTTCTCGAGGAGCTCGGCCATCAGGTGCACAACCTCGGCGCCTGCGTTCCGGACGAGCTGATGGTGTCCGAATGCCTGCGACTGCGGCCGGATCTGATCGTCGTCAGCAGTGTCAACGGGCACGGCTTCCACGACGGCCTGCGGCTGATCCGTCAGGTCCGGAACCACGCCGAACTGGCCGGCACTCCGATGGTGATCGGCGGGAAGCTGGGGATCGCCGGACCGGGCTGCGACCGCAGCCGGACCCAACTGACAGCGGCCGGGTACGGCGCGGTCTTCGAGGACGGCACCGGGCTCACCGCCTTCCAGTCGTACGTCGGCCGGCTCGCCATCGGCCAGGCTTCGTGA
- a CDS encoding matrixin family metalloprotease — translation MRFTRAITIMLGLTLGVGSIPPTATAVAADPCGLPRGVLKASDLASRSAIECGAVGRLVDAGDGVPLQVQPPGGSVTLDMLYPNEARTYSLTTDARGVVTTGEHVTKDRFPDLPGPGACERDSYLLRPYKWYRPWLFRTTKGTALTNGSQADFDAAARRSVVNMTRGRNTCGMRGDTAASGGLVGHTAVRGNFVYADGQTTCGASDGRNVIDAGDLPGDFLEATLAWTCTWAETRHGVTQAVSADIRMNNGDYKWTYDPSRDTACDPAQPPDQDRWRYDVESVLTHEMGHVYGLVNLSAAEDLNLTMYPGVRRCTAHMRTLGRGDVLGLRALYGRR, via the coding sequence ATGAGGTTCACGCGTGCAATCACGATCATGCTCGGCCTGACGCTCGGCGTCGGCTCGATCCCGCCGACGGCCACCGCCGTCGCGGCCGATCCATGCGGCTTGCCACGAGGTGTGCTGAAGGCGAGCGACCTGGCGTCTCGCTCCGCGATCGAGTGCGGCGCGGTCGGACGGCTCGTCGACGCGGGGGACGGCGTACCGCTTCAGGTGCAACCGCCGGGTGGCAGCGTCACTCTGGACATGCTGTATCCGAACGAGGCCCGGACCTACAGCCTGACGACTGACGCCCGAGGTGTGGTGACTACCGGCGAGCACGTCACGAAGGACCGCTTCCCGGACCTGCCCGGTCCGGGAGCATGCGAGCGAGACAGCTACCTCCTCCGTCCGTACAAGTGGTACCGGCCATGGTTGTTCCGGACGACCAAGGGAACGGCGCTCACCAACGGCAGTCAGGCCGACTTCGATGCGGCTGCCCGCAGGTCCGTGGTCAACATGACCCGCGGCCGCAACACCTGCGGTATGCGAGGCGACACCGCCGCATCGGGCGGCCTGGTCGGCCACACCGCCGTACGCGGCAACTTCGTGTACGCCGACGGCCAGACGACCTGCGGTGCCTCCGACGGCCGCAATGTGATCGATGCGGGGGACCTGCCCGGCGACTTCCTCGAGGCGACACTGGCGTGGACCTGCACGTGGGCGGAGACCCGCCATGGCGTGACGCAGGCCGTCTCGGCCGACATCCGGATGAACAACGGCGACTACAAATGGACGTACGACCCGTCCCGCGACACAGCGTGCGACCCGGCGCAACCGCCGGATCAGGACCGCTGGCGGTACGACGTGGAGTCGGTGCTGACCCACGAGATGGGCCACGTCTACGGGCTCGTCAACCTGAGTGCCGCCGAGGACCTCAACCTGACGATGTACCCCGGCGTACGACGCTGCACTGCACACATGCGCACCTTGGGCCGCGGCGACGTACTCGGCCTGCGGGCGCTCTACGGACGCCGCTGA
- a CDS encoding glutamate synthase-related protein: protein MLFGADCSVPEDDHLDRLRLVPPVFVPQRLAQLVELAREPTYRDVLLETTIGGFRSALPVYVSAFGSTEAASVALGLAAGRQAGRLGIPMVIGENVMPVNSYGRLEDDAERSLLGRIRAYQDGALDGYGGVVVQQSTEDADAEVWNLVYSDPNALPLLESGRLAFELKVGQGAKPGLGGMTLVGADAAARLADAYLLDPVFGGDRVLRSSSPGTFTEEILRQQIRLMRNNYPRARVWVKLPPARDVSTAAQVAWAAGADAVSVDGAEAGTGWAPRAFLRHVGLPLGECLQRIGHDRAPSDPSCLLVSGRMWEGARVAKCLALGATAGGLGRAALIAVDTDPDHGLVNLVECLALELQFLVSALGKYHVQALGPEDLWSPTPASSWATGLGSGPA, encoded by the coding sequence GTGTTGTTCGGAGCCGACTGTTCCGTTCCGGAGGACGATCACCTCGACCGCCTGCGGCTGGTGCCGCCGGTCTTCGTACCGCAGCGGCTGGCACAACTCGTCGAACTGGCCCGGGAGCCGACGTACCGCGATGTCCTGCTGGAGACGACGATCGGCGGGTTCCGGTCGGCGTTGCCGGTGTACGTCTCGGCGTTCGGCTCGACCGAGGCGGCGAGCGTCGCACTCGGCCTGGCCGCCGGCCGTCAGGCCGGACGCCTCGGGATCCCGATGGTCATCGGCGAGAACGTGATGCCGGTCAACAGTTACGGGCGGCTCGAGGACGACGCGGAACGCTCGCTGCTCGGCCGGATCCGCGCGTACCAGGACGGGGCACTGGACGGGTACGGCGGCGTTGTCGTCCAGCAGAGCACCGAGGACGCCGACGCCGAGGTGTGGAACCTCGTGTACAGCGATCCGAACGCCCTTCCACTGCTGGAGTCCGGGCGGCTCGCGTTCGAACTCAAGGTCGGGCAGGGCGCCAAACCCGGGCTGGGCGGGATGACTCTGGTCGGTGCGGACGCCGCCGCCCGGCTGGCCGACGCGTACCTCCTCGACCCGGTCTTCGGCGGCGACCGGGTCCTGCGCAGCAGCAGCCCCGGCACCTTCACCGAGGAGATCCTGCGGCAACAGATCCGCCTGATGCGCAACAACTATCCACGGGCCAGAGTGTGGGTGAAACTGCCGCCCGCGCGAGACGTCTCGACAGCAGCGCAGGTGGCCTGGGCAGCCGGCGCGGACGCGGTGTCCGTCGACGGCGCCGAGGCAGGTACAGGCTGGGCTCCGCGCGCCTTCCTCCGCCACGTCGGGCTTCCGCTGGGCGAATGCCTGCAGCGGATCGGGCACGACCGAGCACCTTCCGACCCGTCCTGCCTGCTGGTCTCCGGACGGATGTGGGAGGGCGCGCGGGTCGCCAAGTGCCTGGCCCTCGGCGCGACCGCGGGCGGCCTGGGCCGGGCCGCGCTCATCGCGGTGGACACCGACCCCGACCACGGCCTCGTCAATCTCGTCGAGTGCCTCGCGCTGGAGTTGCAGTTCCTCGTCAGTGCTCTCGGCAAGTACCACGTGCAGGCACTCGGTCCGGAAGATCTCTGGAGCCCTACGCCAGCGTCGTCCTGGGCGACAGGGCTCGGCTCCGGTCCAGCTTGA
- a CDS encoding MFS transporter: MSEEVDREPGSAGQPGEGLGAIATWRQTSITSKALLFGVFVNRLGAFLQIFLVLFMTHRGFTVGQAGFALGVYGAGHVLGAFVGGWLTDRLSARAATLISMLGSAALIVSILYINVYWVILLAIITVSTVSQLNRPAAQAMLAELTKPGQLVMTMAMYRLAINLGTAVTPIVGVALVSVSYNLLFWAEAFAAVLYSAIAWKFLPGKAAPDEAASAAKAAEPKQGYRAVLADWRYDFYLAAVFLVTIVYCQYIAVLPLAIVNDGLSLWWYSAIVSANAIVVAVCEVPATKYVQTWPLRLTAIAGFGLVAVGYGVYAIALVPVLLIIGTLIWTTSEIIGAPTTFAYPGMVAPPHLRGRYSGAMLSVFGLGNAVGPAVGVFLWEKVGQTFWLWAAAVAVLSAVCARIGMRRPDEQPADAAATSEAPGANPEAAT, from the coding sequence ATGAGCGAAGAAGTCGACCGCGAACCGGGTTCGGCCGGGCAGCCGGGCGAAGGCCTGGGCGCCATCGCTACCTGGCGCCAGACGTCGATCACGTCGAAGGCGCTGCTGTTCGGAGTTTTCGTCAACCGGCTGGGCGCCTTCCTGCAGATCTTCCTGGTGCTGTTCATGACCCACCGCGGGTTCACGGTCGGCCAGGCAGGTTTCGCGCTCGGCGTCTACGGCGCCGGTCACGTGCTGGGGGCGTTCGTCGGCGGCTGGCTGACCGACCGGCTGAGTGCCCGGGCGGCGACGTTGATCAGCATGCTCGGCTCGGCCGCGCTGATCGTCTCCATCCTGTACATCAACGTGTACTGGGTGATCCTCCTGGCGATCATCACGGTCAGCACCGTCAGCCAGCTGAACCGGCCGGCCGCGCAGGCCATGCTGGCCGAGCTGACCAAGCCGGGTCAGCTCGTGATGACGATGGCGATGTACCGGCTGGCCATCAACCTCGGTACGGCGGTGACACCGATCGTCGGCGTCGCGCTGGTGTCGGTCTCGTACAACCTGCTGTTCTGGGCGGAGGCGTTCGCCGCCGTGCTCTACAGCGCGATCGCCTGGAAGTTCCTTCCTGGAAAGGCCGCACCGGACGAGGCCGCGAGCGCCGCCAAGGCCGCGGAGCCGAAGCAGGGGTACCGCGCGGTGCTGGCGGACTGGCGGTACGACTTCTACCTGGCCGCCGTGTTCCTGGTGACGATCGTCTACTGCCAGTACATCGCCGTGCTTCCGCTCGCGATCGTGAACGACGGCCTCAGCCTGTGGTGGTACAGCGCGATCGTCTCCGCGAACGCCATCGTGGTCGCCGTCTGCGAGGTGCCGGCCACCAAGTACGTGCAGACCTGGCCGTTGCGCCTGACCGCGATCGCGGGCTTCGGCCTGGTCGCGGTCGGCTACGGCGTCTACGCGATCGCGCTGGTCCCGGTGCTGCTGATCATCGGCACGCTGATCTGGACGACGTCGGAGATCATCGGCGCACCGACCACGTTCGCCTACCCGGGGATGGTCGCGCCACCGCACCTGCGGGGCCGGTACTCCGGCGCCATGCTGAGTGTCTTCGGTCTCGGCAACGCGGTCGGTCCGGCGGTCGGCGTCTTCCTGTGGGAGAAGGTCGGCCAGACCTTCTGGCTGTGGGCAGCGGCAGTGGCCGTCCTCTCCGCCGTCTGCGCCCGGATCGGGATGCGCCGCCCCGACGAGCAGCCGGCCGACGCGGCTGCCACCTCCGAGGCCCCCGGCGCCAACCCCGAAGCAGCCACCTGA
- a CDS encoding cytochrome P450 family protein, translating into MTTEMTEALPRIPDDFMQRPYEILEPYRTAGRVHHVVFPHGADVWLVTRYADVRALLQDPRVSKDGTRMNEMFARHTGTYVEDEKPDVGFDDELSQHMLNSDPPRHTRLRSLVSKAFTLRRMDEFRPRIEQLVDDYLTKLEGRDDIDLVTEYAQPLPINLICDVLGIPFEDRERFQQWAVELVGAGHPPEVVETASKNVLAYGHQIIAMKRENPADDMVSAMLEGNPNGDRLTDDELVAMIFLYTVAGHITSQHTLSNGILSLLSNPDAMARLRSDLSIMPQAIDELMRYDGGVGVATFRFTAEDIEIGDVVVPKNNILALSILSAHRDDEQFPNANTLDLDRRPNGVLGFGHGPHFCIGQPLAKMQTDIALTRLIERFPHLRMTADPSFLEWEPSTLLRGMHHLPATTLPPKP; encoded by the coding sequence ATGACAACCGAAATGACGGAGGCCCTCCCGCGGATTCCGGACGACTTCATGCAGAGGCCGTACGAGATCCTCGAGCCGTACCGCACAGCCGGCCGGGTGCACCACGTGGTCTTCCCGCACGGTGCCGACGTCTGGCTGGTGACCCGGTACGCCGACGTACGCGCATTGCTCCAGGACCCCCGGGTGAGCAAGGACGGCACCCGGATGAACGAGATGTTCGCCCGCCACACCGGGACCTACGTCGAGGACGAGAAGCCCGACGTCGGCTTCGACGACGAGCTGTCGCAGCACATGCTGAACAGCGACCCGCCCCGGCACACGCGGCTGCGTTCGCTGGTGAGCAAGGCGTTCACCCTGCGCCGGATGGATGAGTTCCGGCCGCGGATCGAGCAGTTGGTCGACGACTACCTGACCAAGCTCGAAGGCCGCGACGACATCGACCTGGTCACCGAGTACGCCCAGCCGCTGCCGATCAATCTCATCTGCGACGTGCTCGGCATCCCGTTCGAGGACCGCGAGCGGTTCCAGCAGTGGGCGGTCGAGCTGGTCGGCGCCGGGCACCCGCCGGAGGTGGTCGAGACCGCCTCGAAGAATGTGCTCGCCTACGGGCACCAGATCATCGCGATGAAGCGCGAGAACCCGGCCGACGACATGGTCAGCGCGATGCTCGAGGGCAACCCGAACGGCGACCGGCTGACCGACGACGAACTCGTCGCGATGATCTTCCTGTACACGGTGGCCGGCCACATCACCTCCCAGCACACGCTGTCGAACGGCATCCTCAGCCTGCTCAGCAACCCCGACGCGATGGCGCGGCTGCGGTCCGACCTGTCGATCATGCCGCAGGCGATCGACGAGCTGATGCGGTACGACGGCGGCGTCGGAGTGGCCACGTTCCGGTTCACGGCGGAGGACATCGAGATCGGCGATGTCGTCGTACCGAAGAACAACATCCTGGCGCTGTCGATCCTGTCCGCGCACCGCGACGACGAACAGTTCCCGAACGCGAACACGCTCGACCTCGACCGCCGTCCCAACGGGGTCCTGGGGTTCGGCCACGGCCCGCACTTCTGCATCGGGCAGCCACTGGCCAAGATGCAGACGGACATCGCGCTGACCCGGCTGATCGAACGCTTCCCGCACCTACGCATGACCGCGGACCCGAGCTTCCTGGAGTGGGAGCCCAGCACCCTCCTCCGAGGCATGCACCACCTACCGGCCACGACCCTTCCGCCGAAGCCCTGA
- a CDS encoding asparagine synthetase A translates to MTETRIPETEARLPASPREHLTSPVTRSVLKIQHRMLAAAREFLGAKGFIELLPPVIGPVTDPGARGAKQVDVDYYGHRYKLMTSAILYKQAALTSFDKIFFIAPNIRLEPLETASTSRHLAEFHQIDIEMADASRDDAMAIVEDLVRHVVQQVVAELPDEFEALGRDTSELAELLSTPFGRRTHADAVADLRATGHDQSPDAELDWVGEAKLSAKASRPFFVTDYPKGSRGFYDRESKDLPGMLRNFDLIAAEGYGELCSGSEREQDYATIIARMRETAENPAKYAWYLQMLRDGVPPSAGFGLGLERFTRYVAGLDSVWQASAFPKVPGIASP, encoded by the coding sequence ATGACCGAGACCCGGATCCCGGAAACCGAAGCCCGGCTGCCCGCCAGTCCGCGTGAGCACCTCACCTCACCCGTCACCCGGTCGGTCCTCAAGATCCAGCACCGGATGCTCGCCGCGGCCCGGGAGTTCCTAGGCGCCAAGGGTTTCATCGAGTTGCTGCCGCCGGTGATCGGCCCGGTCACCGACCCGGGCGCGCGCGGCGCCAAGCAGGTCGACGTGGACTACTACGGGCACCGGTACAAGCTGATGACCAGCGCGATCCTCTACAAGCAGGCCGCGCTGACGTCGTTCGACAAGATCTTCTTCATCGCGCCGAACATCCGGCTGGAACCGCTCGAGACCGCGTCGACCAGCAGGCACCTGGCCGAGTTCCACCAGATCGACATCGAGATGGCGGACGCGTCCCGGGACGACGCCATGGCGATCGTGGAGGACCTGGTGCGCCACGTCGTACAGCAGGTGGTGGCGGAGCTCCCCGACGAGTTCGAGGCCCTTGGCCGCGACACGTCCGAGCTCGCCGAGTTGCTCAGTACGCCGTTCGGGCGCCGGACGCACGCCGACGCGGTCGCCGACCTGCGGGCGACCGGTCACGACCAGAGCCCGGACGCCGAGCTCGACTGGGTGGGCGAGGCGAAGTTGTCGGCGAAGGCGAGCCGGCCGTTCTTCGTCACCGACTACCCGAAGGGATCGCGCGGCTTCTACGACCGGGAGTCCAAGGACCTGCCCGGCATGCTGCGGAACTTCGATCTGATCGCCGCCGAGGGGTACGGCGAACTGTGCAGCGGCAGCGAACGCGAGCAGGACTACGCCACGATCATCGCGCGGATGCGGGAGACGGCGGAGAACCCGGCGAAGTACGCGTGGTACCTGCAGATGCTGCGGGACGGCGTACCGCCGAGCGCCGGTTTCGGTCTCGGCCTGGAGCGGTTCACCCGCTACGTCGCCGGGCTGGACTCGGTCTGGCAGGCCAGCGCCTTTCCGAAGGTACCCGGCATCGCTTCACCCTGA
- a CDS encoding APC family permease has translation MSRVTETGRLSLGQGTALYIGAVLATGVIALPALAAEVAGPASLLAWLGLAVVSAPLAATFAALGARYPDSGGIATYARLAFGERAAAIVGWCFYLSVPVGGPAAALWAGGYVEAALGGEQGVVFATMLALLAVVPAANAFGIEVTGRVQIGLAGLLTLFLGLAVALSLPHADLSNLQPFAPHGWQAIGPAAALLVWSFVGWETVTYLTAEFRHPARDVPRATAIAVIVVGVIYLSVAFATITVLGPRAADTDAPLGDLLAIGLGGNARVLAAAAAVLLTFGAMNAYYAGASKLGAALARDGALPVWLARGSSAGVVPRRSLAVLSAMSMVTAVVVVVAGVAPQSLVLLTTGLFVTVYAVGVAAAVKLLPRRSRARFAALVAQGAVVVLLLMAGVYLLWPALVSVAALLYLRLSRPRVQRRP, from the coding sequence ATGTCGCGCGTGACAGAAACCGGCAGGCTGAGTCTCGGGCAAGGTACGGCGTTGTACATCGGAGCCGTACTGGCGACCGGTGTCATCGCGCTACCGGCGCTCGCCGCCGAAGTAGCAGGCCCCGCGTCATTGCTGGCCTGGTTAGGCCTGGCAGTGGTGTCCGCTCCGCTGGCTGCCACCTTCGCCGCACTCGGTGCGCGCTATCCGGATTCGGGCGGCATCGCGACGTACGCGCGATTGGCCTTCGGTGAGCGGGCAGCGGCGATCGTCGGCTGGTGCTTCTACCTGTCCGTACCGGTCGGCGGTCCCGCCGCCGCGCTGTGGGCGGGTGGATACGTCGAAGCAGCGCTGGGCGGCGAACAAGGCGTCGTGTTCGCAACCATGCTGGCGCTCCTGGCCGTCGTGCCGGCTGCGAACGCCTTCGGTATCGAGGTGACCGGCCGGGTCCAGATCGGCCTCGCCGGGCTGCTGACGCTCTTCCTGGGCCTCGCGGTCGCGCTCTCGCTGCCGCACGCCGACCTGTCCAACCTGCAGCCTTTCGCGCCGCACGGTTGGCAGGCGATCGGCCCTGCCGCCGCGCTCCTGGTTTGGAGCTTCGTCGGTTGGGAGACGGTCACCTACCTCACCGCCGAGTTCCGCCACCCGGCCCGCGACGTACCGCGAGCCACTGCCATCGCGGTGATCGTGGTCGGCGTGATCTACCTCAGCGTCGCGTTCGCCACCATCACGGTGCTGGGCCCGCGGGCCGCCGACACCGACGCGCCGCTCGGAGATCTACTCGCGATCGGCCTTGGCGGCAACGCCCGCGTGCTGGCCGCGGCGGCGGCCGTCCTCCTGACCTTCGGTGCGATGAACGCGTACTACGCGGGCGCATCCAAGCTCGGCGCGGCCCTCGCTCGCGACGGCGCTCTCCCTGTCTGGCTGGCCCGTGGCAGCTCTGCGGGCGTCGTGCCACGCCGCAGTCTCGCCGTACTCAGCGCAATGTCGATGGTGACTGCCGTTGTCGTGGTGGTGGCAGGAGTCGCTCCGCAATCGCTGGTCCTGCTCACCACCGGGCTGTTCGTGACCGTGTACGCCGTCGGCGTCGCGGCGGCAGTGAAGCTGCTGCCGCGACGCAGCCGGGCACGTTTCGCCGCACTTGTCGCGCAGGGAGCCGTTGTGGTCCTGCTCCTGATGGCCGGGGTCTACCTTCTGTGGCCGGCGCTCGTCAGCGTGGCCGCGCTGCTGTACCTGAGGCTGTCCCGCCCACGCGTTCAGCGGCGTCCGTAG